GCCGCAGCCTTCGACGACCCCCAGGATCGTGGCGCCGCGCGCCTTGGCATGTTCGTAGGATTCGAGCACCAGGGCGCCCGCCCCTTCCGCCATGACGAAGCCGTCGCGATCCTTGGAGAACGGTCGGGCCGCCGCCTCCGGCTTTTCGTTGCGTGTCGACAGGGCCGACAGGAGCGAGAAGCGCACCAGCGATTCCTGGTTGGCCGAGCCGTCGGCGCCGATCACCAGCGCCGCCTCGGTCTCGCCGCGGCGGATCGCCTCGACCGCCAGCTGGATGGCGGTGGCGCCGGTCGCGCAGGCCGTCGAGATCGAGATCGGCGCGCCCTTGGTGCCGAACCGGTCGGCCAGCTGGTCGCCGACCGAACCGAACAGGAAGCGCGTCTGCATGCGCGAAAAGTCCTGCGACGCGGCGCCCTTCAAGAGATCGGTATAGGTGATGCCTTCGTGCCGGCCGGAGGCGCGCGCCAGCTCCTGGCGCTGCGGCCATTCCATTTCCACCGGCGGCATGCCGAGGAACAAGGGACCGGGGAATTCGCCCTCGGCGCCGATCTTCGATTCGGCGATCGCCTCGTCGGCGGCCAGCGCCGCCATCTTGGTGGTCAGGTCGGGCGCGTTGTCGAAGGGCACGAAATCGACCGTGCCGCCGATCGTCGTGCGCAGGCCATCCACCGGAAAGCGGGTCAGCGCATGGATGCCGGACTGGCCGGCGGTCAGCTTGGCCCAGTTGTCTTCCTTGCCCTGGCCGAGCGAGGTGACCACGCCCATGCCGGTGACGACCACCACCGGCCGTCCCTGCCTGTCCTTCATCGCGCCAGCCATGTCAGCCTCCGTCAGATCGCTTCGACCAGGCCGAGACCCTCGCCGCGCCAATGGCCGACCGAGGTCACGACCGCCTGTTTCACCTTGCGGGTCATCGCCGCTTCATCGGTCGAACCGCCGACCGGCGGCACCGCCGCGCCGCGCGCCACCATCATCGCGGCCAGCGCGATATTGGCCGGGAAGGTCGCCTCGACGCTGTGGCCGATGACCGAGCCGGTCGCCCGGGTCGGCACCCGCCTTTGATCCAGCAGGTCGCGCTCGATCCGGACCGGCCCGGCGACGCCGGTCGCGCCCGAGACCACCACGGTGGCGCCGGGGATCAGCTGCGGCGAGATGGCGTTCCACTGGACGGCGAGCGAATGTTCGGCCTGGCCATCCTTGCGCGCGGTGCGGTCGGAGGTCACCGAGGTCAGCCTGGCGATCGGCTTGGCGCCGCGCTTTTCGGCATGGTCGCGCGCCTCGATCACCAGGAAGGCTCCAACCGAGCCGAGGATCGTGCCGCCGCCGTCCTTCTGGCGCGCCCAGACCGGCGCCCAGGGCTTGGTCCAGTTCATGTGGCCGAGCTCGAAATGCAGGATCGTATCGGGCCGCTCGGCGGAATAGGCGCCGCCGACCAGGAACAGGTCGCCCTGATCGGCATGGCAGCGGGCCAGCGCCACGCGGACCGCGTCGACGCCGGCCATTTCTTCGCCCATGAAGGTGCGCGACGAGCCGACCACGCCGTGGACGATCGAAATATTGCCGGCCAACAGGTTCGACAGCTGGGCCAGGAACAGGGTTGGCCTGAGGTCGTTCATCAGCCGTTCGTTGAGGAACGGCCCTGGCGTGTTCGAGGTCTCGAGCCCGCTCAGCACCTGCCCGTCGACCGCATAGTCACGCTCGCCGCCGCCGGCGGCGACCACCATGTGCATGGTCGACAGAAGGTCCTTGTTGTCCTTCAGGCCGGCATCGTCGAGCGCCAGGCCCGCGGCATAGGTGCCGAGCCGCTGCCAGGCTTCCATCTGGCGCCGATCGCCGCGATCGGGGATCTGCTTGACCACGTCGATGGCGGCGGCCGGATGCACATGATAGGGCGCATGAGCCGTCGAATCGAGCTTCAGCCAGTCATCCTGGCCGCCGCCAAGAGCCGCCCAATGCGCGTCGAGCCCCTCGCCGAGCGCCGTGACAAGGCCGATCCCGGTGATCCAGGCCTCGCGTTCCGGGGCAATCGACATCAAGCACTCCTATTATCGCATCGTCGTCAGGCCGCTTCGAGTTTCTCGAACGGAAATTCCAGGCGTTCGCCCCACTCGCGGATCATCTGGGCGAATTTTGGATCGGGAAAGGTTTTGACCGCGAACTTGATCTCGGCTTCCGCGACTTTTTTGCCCTGGCGGGTAATGAACGCCTTGGTCACCGCATAACCGGAGCCGTCGCCGATCAGATGGGCGGTGACCTCGAGCGCTGTCGAAGGCGGCACGAAATCGCGCATCTTGGCCGCGGTGGTCCCGACCAGGAACGGCATGGCCGTCAGCTTGTTCAGCCCGAGAATCAGCCAGCCCGACGTCTGGGCCATGGCTTCGATCATCAGAACGCCCGGCAACAGCGGAAAACCGGGGAAATGGCCCTCGAACACGGGGCTTTCCGCCGGGACGTCGGCCGCGGCCGTCAGCGTCTTCGCTTGCGCGTCGAAAGACACGACGCGCGTGATCATCTGGAAATATTCAAGCCGCATGGGACGCGGATCTCCCCGCCCTGCGAGATCAGGCGCTTTTGGCGGCGACCAGCTCGTCGATTTTCGAGCAGAGCGCCCCGAGCACGAAATAGTCCTCGGTCTTGGCCTTGCCCTCGTTGACTTCCTGCGTCCACTTCTCCAGCGGCAGCTTGATCCCGAACGCCTTGTCGATGGCGAAGGCGATGTCGAGGAAATCGAGCGAATCAATGCCCAGGTCGTCGATCGCGTGGCTCTCCGGCGTGATCTTCTCCAGTGGGATATCGCAGGTTTCCGAGATGATCTTCGAGACGGCTTCGAAGGTGGACGACATTATCAGGGGTCTCCGTGCGGGCCGCCATCCGGCGAACATGGTGCGAGACAATAGCTGGCGGTTGCCCGCGAGGGGCATCGTTTTAGCATTCGGGCCTGCTATAGAGGAGCAGCAGCCGGTCATCAACCCTTTGTGGCCTCGCTCAATATCCATAAAGTTGGGTTGTCCCGCATGACAAGCACCGACCTTGAAGGGAATTGCGCACAAGCCCTTGCGAGTTGACGCCGCCCGCCCCGCCCTTTAGGCAGCGCCACTCGTTTTCAGCGAGCGCGCTGCGCTCTCGAAAGCCAATAGGATTCAAGGAGAACCTGATGCGCGCGCTCCGCCTCCATGGTGACCGCGACCTTCGCCTCGAGGACATCGAGGATGCGCCGGCG
This portion of the Phreatobacter stygius genome encodes:
- a CDS encoding acyl carrier protein; this translates as MSSTFEAVSKIISETCDIPLEKITPESHAIDDLGIDSLDFLDIAFAIDKAFGIKLPLEKWTQEVNEGKAKTEDYFVLGALCSKIDELVAAKSA
- a CDS encoding beta-ketoacyl-ACP synthase, which codes for MSIAPEREAWITGIGLVTALGEGLDAHWAALGGGQDDWLKLDSTAHAPYHVHPAAAIDVVKQIPDRGDRRQMEAWQRLGTYAAGLALDDAGLKDNKDLLSTMHMVVAAGGGERDYAVDGQVLSGLETSNTPGPFLNERLMNDLRPTLFLAQLSNLLAGNISIVHGVVGSSRTFMGEEMAGVDAVRVALARCHADQGDLFLVGGAYSAERPDTILHFELGHMNWTKPWAPVWARQKDGGGTILGSVGAFLVIEARDHAEKRGAKPIARLTSVTSDRTARKDGQAEHSLAVQWNAISPQLIPGATVVVSGATGVAGPVRIERDLLDQRRVPTRATGSVIGHSVEATFPANIALAAMMVARGAAVPPVGGSTDEAAMTRKVKQAVVTSVGHWRGEGLGLVEAI
- a CDS encoding 3-hydroxyacyl-ACP dehydratase FabZ family protein; this translates as MRLEYFQMITRVVSFDAQAKTLTAAADVPAESPVFEGHFPGFPLLPGVLMIEAMAQTSGWLILGLNKLTAMPFLVGTTAAKMRDFVPPSTALEVTAHLIGDGSGYAVTKAFITRQGKKVAEAEIKFAVKTFPDPKFAQMIREWGERLEFPFEKLEAA
- a CDS encoding beta-ketoacyl-ACP synthase; translation: MAGAMKDRQGRPVVVVTGMGVVTSLGQGKEDNWAKLTAGQSGIHALTRFPVDGLRTTIGGTVDFVPFDNAPDLTTKMAALAADEAIAESKIGAEGEFPGPLFLGMPPVEMEWPQRQELARASGRHEGITYTDLLKGAASQDFSRMQTRFLFGSVGDQLADRFGTKGAPISISTACATGATAIQLAVEAIRRGETEAALVIGADGSANQESLVRFSLLSALSTRNEKPEAAARPFSKDRDGFVMAEGAGALVLESYEHAKARGATILGVVEGCGEMADSFHRTRSSPDGAPIIGCIRNALEDAGVTAADVQYVNAHGTSTPENDKMEYVGLAAVFGDHLKSIAVSSNKSMIGHTLSAAGAIEAVFTLMTIARGVIPPTINHGEADPTIAMDVVPNVARKAEVSRAISNSFGFGGQNVCLVLAKEPA